A genomic window from Triplophysa dalaica isolate WHDGS20190420 chromosome 24, ASM1584641v1, whole genome shotgun sequence includes:
- the rad52 gene encoding DNA repair protein RAD52 homolog isoform X1 — MDPSSGQKPSACFGQYAYTAEEYQAVQNALRQRLGPEYISSRQAGGGQKVCYIEGHRVISLANEMFGYNGWSHSISQQNVDFVDLINGKFYVGVSAFVKVQLKDGSFHEDVGYGVSEGLKSKALSLEKARKEAVTDGLKRSLKCFGNALGNCILNKEYLIAINKIPKQPPPPLDPNKTKRCDEEPSVAKARYKSMAQAKGSIFIKPEEPINNDRSGQMGVQSVQEGHENGTSSRTSLTNTAAHSGNTSAHQESENRPGNTSRSAATVGDLSSSDPLLDPKHQRKLRQQQLQQKFRQEMEAKKLQQEQAQQKTKSLNSSTDQTPHLKQGQTVGPVNHSTPNGHLVSTKQEECLADDPELWDFTLNGIDVLEDPAGSSSEPFRPSTPSLHKMATRSKTPQRAQYLRPPAQPQGHVVPHGHGGYGQVRSDARTTSGGAESPYRQGQIMKKRRLET; from the exons ATGGATCCAAGCAGTGGTCAGAAACCCAGTGCTTGTTTTGGACAG TATGCATATACTGCAGAAGAGTACCAGGCAGTCCAGAATGCTTTGCGACAGAGACTCGGACCTGAATACATCAGCTCCAGACAGGCAGGAGGAGGTCAAAAG GTGTGTTATATCGAGGGTCACAGAGTTATAAGTTTGGCCAATGAAATGTTTGGGTACAACGGATGGTCACATTCAATATCACAACAAAATGTTG ACTTCGTTGACCTTATCAACGGGAAGTTTTATGTCGGAGTAAGTGCCTTTGTGAAGGTCCAGTTAAAG GACGGCTCATTCCATGAGGACGTGGGGTATGGTGTGAGTGAAGGCCTTAAATCCAAAGCTCTGTCGCTGGAGAAAGCAAGAAAAGAAGCTGTTACAGATGGCTTGAAAAGATCGCTCAA gTGTTTTGGGAATGCACTTGGAAACTGTATTCTAAATAAGGAGTACCTCATAGCCATCAATAAAATACCAAAGCAG CCCCCCCCTCCTTTAGACCCAAACAAGACCAAGCGTTGCGATGAAGAGCCATCCGTGGCGAAGGCCAGGTACAAAAGCATGGCCCAAGCCAAAGGCAGTATATTTATCAAGCCGGAGGAACCAATCAACAACGATCGCTCGGGGCAGATGGGAGTTCAATCCGTACAAGAAGGGCATGAGAACGGCACTTCATCCAGGACTTCATTGACAAACACTGCAGCACATTCTGGCAACACATCAGCTCACCAGGAGTCTGAAAACAGGCCGGGCAACACCTCAAG GTCAGCAGCTACCGTGGGTGACCTGTCCTCATCCGACCCACTGCTGGACCCTAAACACCAGAGGAAGCTGAGACAGCAGCAGCTGCAGCAGAAGTTCAGACAGGAGATGGAGGCCAAGAAGCTGCAACAGGAACAAGCACAGCAGAAAACGAAATCTTTAAACTCGTCTACAGATCAGACGCCACATCTAAAGCAAG GGCAGACTGTAGGTCCTGTTAACCACAGTACACCAAACGGACATCTGGTGTCGACTAAGCAGGAGGAGTGTCTGGCTG ATGACCCGGAATTGTGGGACTTTACTTTAAATGGCATTGATGTGCTTGAAGATCCTGCAGGAAGCTCATCTGAACCTTTTCGTCCCAGCACGCCGAGTCTGCACAAGATGGCGACTCGCAGCAAGACTCCACAGAGAGCTCAATACCTGAGACCACCAGCTCAACCACAGGGCCATGTTGTTCCTCATGGGCACGGAGGATACGGTCAAGTCAGATCAGACGCAAGAACTACTTCAG GTGGCGCAGAGAGCCCATACAGACAAGGCCAGATAATGAAGAAACGAAGACTGGAAACTTGA
- the rad52 gene encoding DNA repair protein RAD52 homolog isoform X2, with amino-acid sequence MDPSSGQKPSACFGQYAYTAEEYQAVQNALRQRLGPEYISSRQAGGGQKVCYIEGHRVISLANEMFGYNGWSHSISQQNVDFVDLINGKFYVGVSAFVKVQLKDGSFHEDVGYGVSEGLKSKALSLEKARKEAVTDGLKRSLKCFGNALGNCILNKEYLIAINKIPKQPPPPLDPNKTKRCDEEPSVAKARYKSMAQAKGSIFIKPEEPINNDRSGQMGVQSVQEGHENGTSSRTSLTNTAAHSGNTSAHQESENRPGNTSRSAATVGDLSSSDPLLDPKHQRKLRQQQLQQKFRQEMEAKKLQQEQAQQKTKSLNSSTDQTPHLKQDDPELWDFTLNGIDVLEDPAGSSSEPFRPSTPSLHKMATRSKTPQRAQYLRPPAQPQGHVVPHGHGGYGQVRSDARTTSGGAESPYRQGQIMKKRRLET; translated from the exons ATGGATCCAAGCAGTGGTCAGAAACCCAGTGCTTGTTTTGGACAG TATGCATATACTGCAGAAGAGTACCAGGCAGTCCAGAATGCTTTGCGACAGAGACTCGGACCTGAATACATCAGCTCCAGACAGGCAGGAGGAGGTCAAAAG GTGTGTTATATCGAGGGTCACAGAGTTATAAGTTTGGCCAATGAAATGTTTGGGTACAACGGATGGTCACATTCAATATCACAACAAAATGTTG ACTTCGTTGACCTTATCAACGGGAAGTTTTATGTCGGAGTAAGTGCCTTTGTGAAGGTCCAGTTAAAG GACGGCTCATTCCATGAGGACGTGGGGTATGGTGTGAGTGAAGGCCTTAAATCCAAAGCTCTGTCGCTGGAGAAAGCAAGAAAAGAAGCTGTTACAGATGGCTTGAAAAGATCGCTCAA gTGTTTTGGGAATGCACTTGGAAACTGTATTCTAAATAAGGAGTACCTCATAGCCATCAATAAAATACCAAAGCAG CCCCCCCCTCCTTTAGACCCAAACAAGACCAAGCGTTGCGATGAAGAGCCATCCGTGGCGAAGGCCAGGTACAAAAGCATGGCCCAAGCCAAAGGCAGTATATTTATCAAGCCGGAGGAACCAATCAACAACGATCGCTCGGGGCAGATGGGAGTTCAATCCGTACAAGAAGGGCATGAGAACGGCACTTCATCCAGGACTTCATTGACAAACACTGCAGCACATTCTGGCAACACATCAGCTCACCAGGAGTCTGAAAACAGGCCGGGCAACACCTCAAG GTCAGCAGCTACCGTGGGTGACCTGTCCTCATCCGACCCACTGCTGGACCCTAAACACCAGAGGAAGCTGAGACAGCAGCAGCTGCAGCAGAAGTTCAGACAGGAGATGGAGGCCAAGAAGCTGCAACAGGAACAAGCACAGCAGAAAACGAAATCTTTAAACTCGTCTACAGATCAGACGCCACATCTAAAGCAAG ATGACCCGGAATTGTGGGACTTTACTTTAAATGGCATTGATGTGCTTGAAGATCCTGCAGGAAGCTCATCTGAACCTTTTCGTCCCAGCACGCCGAGTCTGCACAAGATGGCGACTCGCAGCAAGACTCCACAGAGAGCTCAATACCTGAGACCACCAGCTCAACCACAGGGCCATGTTGTTCCTCATGGGCACGGAGGATACGGTCAAGTCAGATCAGACGCAAGAACTACTTCAG GTGGCGCAGAGAGCCCATACAGACAAGGCCAGATAATGAAGAAACGAAGACTGGAAACTTGA
- the fbxl14a gene encoding F-box/LRR-repeat protein 14a — protein sequence MEVHVSSLFPEILAMIFNYLDVKGKGRVAQVCTAWKDASYHKSVWRGVEAKLHLRRANPSLFPSLQTRGIKKVQILSLRRSLSYVIQGMPNIESLNLSGCYNLTDNGLGHAFVQDISSLRTLNLSLCKQITDSSLGRIAQYLKNLEQLDLGGCSNITNTGLLLVAWGLHKLKSLNLRSCRHVSDVGIGHLAGMTRSAAEGCLSLEHLTLQDCQKLTDLSLKHISKGLNKLKVLNLSFCGGISDAGMIHLSHMTQLWTLNLRSCDNISDTGIMHLSMGTLRLYGLDVSFCDKVGDQSLAYIAQGLYQLKSLSLCSCHISDDGINRMVRQMHELKTLNIGQCVRITDKGLELIADHLTQLTGIDLYGCTKITKRGLERITQLPCLKVLNLGLWQMTEVKGIGDASEILPCYTS from the coding sequence ATGGAGGTCCACGTCTCGAGCCTTTTCCCGGAGATCTTAGCGATGATCTTCAATTATCTGGACGTGAAAGGCAAAGGGAGAGTCGCGCAAGTGTGCACGGCTTGGAAAGACGCATCGTACCACAAGTCCGTCTGGAGGGGAGTGGAAGCAAAACTCCATCTGAGAAGAGCAAACCCATCACTCTTCCCCAGTCTCCAGACCAGAGGGATCAAAAAAGTGCAGATCCTCAGCCTGAGACGCAGCCTCAGTTATGTGATCCAAGGGATGCCGAACATAGAAAGCCTTAACTTGAGTGGATGCTACAATTTAACAGATAACGGTCTCGGTCATGCTTTTGTGCAGGACATCAGCTCTTTGCGAACACTCAACCTCAGCCTTTGCAAGCAGATCACCGATTCCAGCTTGGGCAGGATCGCGCAGTATCTGAAAAACCTGGAGCAGTTGGATCTCGGTGGGTGTAGTAATATCACCAATACGGGACTGTTGCTCGTCGCCTGGGGCCTCCACAAACTCAAAAGCCTGAACCTGAGGAGCTGCAGGCACGTGTCCGATGTTGGCATCGGGCACCTGGCTGGCATGACCCGCAGCGCCGCGGAGGGCTGCCTCAGCCTGGAGCATCTGACTCTGCAGGACTGTCAGAAATTGACGGATCTGTCGCTTAAGCACATCTCCAAGGGCTTGAACAAGCTGAAAGTCCTGAATCTAAGCTTTTGTGGCGGCATCTCCGATGCAGGGATGATCCATCTGTCGCACATGACCCAGCTGTGGACTCTGAACCTGCGGTCGTGCGATAACATCAGCGACACGGGCATCATGCATCTTTCAATGGGCACTTTGAGGCTGTACGGGCTTGATGTGTCGTTTTGCGATAAAGTGGGCGACCAGAGCCTGGCTTATATCGCCCAGGGTCTCTATCAGCTCAAGTCCCTGTCGCTTTGCTCGTGCCACATCAGCGACGATGGCATCAACAGGATGGTCAGGCAGATGCACGAGCTGAAGACTTTGAACATTGGACAGTGCGTGCGGATCACCGACAAGGGACTCGAGCTCATCGCTGATCATTTGACTCAGCTGACCGGGATCGACCTGTACGGCTGTACCAAAATCACAAAGAGGGGACTGGAGCGGATAACCCAGCTCCCCTGCCTTAAGGTGTTGAACCTGGGACTTTGGCAAATGACAGAGGTGAAGGGGATAGGCGACGCCTCTGAGATATTGCCATGCTACACCTCTTAG
- the rad52 gene encoding DNA repair protein RAD52 homolog isoform X3, translating into MVTFNITTKCWCGQSNVTDFVDLINGKFYVGVSAFVKVQLKDGSFHEDVGYGVSEGLKSKALSLEKARKEAVTDGLKRSLKCFGNALGNCILNKEYLIAINKIPKQPPPPLDPNKTKRCDEEPSVAKARYKSMAQAKGSIFIKPEEPINNDRSGQMGVQSVQEGHENGTSSRTSLTNTAAHSGNTSAHQESENRPGNTSRSAATVGDLSSSDPLLDPKHQRKLRQQQLQQKFRQEMEAKKLQQEQAQQKTKSLNSSTDQTPHLKQGQTVGPVNHSTPNGHLVSTKQEECLADDPELWDFTLNGIDVLEDPAGSSSEPFRPSTPSLHKMATRSKTPQRAQYLRPPAQPQGHVVPHGHGGYGQVRSDARTTSGGAESPYRQGQIMKKRRLET; encoded by the exons ATGGTCACATTCAATATCACAACAAAATGTTG GTGTGGCCAATCTAATGTTACAGACTTCGTTGACCTTATCAACGGGAAGTTTTATGTCGGAGTAAGTGCCTTTGTGAAGGTCCAGTTAAAG GACGGCTCATTCCATGAGGACGTGGGGTATGGTGTGAGTGAAGGCCTTAAATCCAAAGCTCTGTCGCTGGAGAAAGCAAGAAAAGAAGCTGTTACAGATGGCTTGAAAAGATCGCTCAA gTGTTTTGGGAATGCACTTGGAAACTGTATTCTAAATAAGGAGTACCTCATAGCCATCAATAAAATACCAAAGCAG CCCCCCCCTCCTTTAGACCCAAACAAGACCAAGCGTTGCGATGAAGAGCCATCCGTGGCGAAGGCCAGGTACAAAAGCATGGCCCAAGCCAAAGGCAGTATATTTATCAAGCCGGAGGAACCAATCAACAACGATCGCTCGGGGCAGATGGGAGTTCAATCCGTACAAGAAGGGCATGAGAACGGCACTTCATCCAGGACTTCATTGACAAACACTGCAGCACATTCTGGCAACACATCAGCTCACCAGGAGTCTGAAAACAGGCCGGGCAACACCTCAAG GTCAGCAGCTACCGTGGGTGACCTGTCCTCATCCGACCCACTGCTGGACCCTAAACACCAGAGGAAGCTGAGACAGCAGCAGCTGCAGCAGAAGTTCAGACAGGAGATGGAGGCCAAGAAGCTGCAACAGGAACAAGCACAGCAGAAAACGAAATCTTTAAACTCGTCTACAGATCAGACGCCACATCTAAAGCAAG GGCAGACTGTAGGTCCTGTTAACCACAGTACACCAAACGGACATCTGGTGTCGACTAAGCAGGAGGAGTGTCTGGCTG ATGACCCGGAATTGTGGGACTTTACTTTAAATGGCATTGATGTGCTTGAAGATCCTGCAGGAAGCTCATCTGAACCTTTTCGTCCCAGCACGCCGAGTCTGCACAAGATGGCGACTCGCAGCAAGACTCCACAGAGAGCTCAATACCTGAGACCACCAGCTCAACCACAGGGCCATGTTGTTCCTCATGGGCACGGAGGATACGGTCAAGTCAGATCAGACGCAAGAACTACTTCAG GTGGCGCAGAGAGCCCATACAGACAAGGCCAGATAATGAAGAAACGAAGACTGGAAACTTGA
- the chrm2b gene encoding muscarinic acetylcholine receptor M2: MLSIKVNRNLQTVNNYFLFSLACADLFIGVFSMNLYTVYIVIGYWPLGPLVCDLWLALDYVASNASVMNLLIISFDRYFCVTKPLSYPVKRTHKMAGMMIAAAWILSFVLWAPAILFWQFITGGRTVLEGQCHIQFFSNAVVTFGTAIAAFYLPVVIMTILYWQISKASRSRVRSRDSRIMSRDSTDGGQAVAMTEGNVERRSIHGAQETVPRRQSGSDATTGEERESENDSLSGSVLPLSNQRELVMSISTNGGIKSKQTPSTPLAKGSWVKFTCFKTPSQRNLQNISKDTNRGQSSNNGKERLSLASQNVLIPRYQRKRKSMSSRERKVTRTIMAILVAFAATWTPYNVMVLINTFCSTCIPRTMWILGYWLCYINSTVNPACYALCNVTFKNTFKQLLTCKYKNIYSSRKH; the protein is encoded by the exons ATGCTCTCCATCAAGGTCAACAGGAACCTACAGACGGTCAACAACTACTTCCTGTTCAGTCTAGCATGTGCAGACCTGTTCATTGGCGTTTTCTCCATGAACCTCTATACCGTCTACATCGTGATTGGCTACTGGCCTTTGGGGCCGCTGGTTTGCGACCTCTGGTTGGCTCTGGACTATGTGGCGAGCAACGCCTCCGTTATGAACCTCCTCATCATCAGCTTTGACCGATACTTCTGCGTCACAAAACCTCTCAGTTACCCGGTCAAAAGGACCCACAAGATGGCGGGCATGATGATCGCCGCCGCCTGGATCCTGTCTTTCGTTCTCTGGGCCCCTGCTATCCTGTTCTGGCAGTTCATCACCGGAGGCCGGACGGTGCTTGAGGGTCAGTGCCACATCCAGTTCTTCTCCAATGCAGTGGTCACATTCGGTACGGCCATCGCTGCCTTCTACCTGCCGGTCGTCATTATGACGATCCTTTACTGGCAGATCTCGAAAGCCAGCCGCAGTCGCGTCAGAAGCAGAGACAGCCGGATAATGTCTCGAGACAGTACTGATGGAGGTCAGGCTGTGGCCATGACTGAAGGGAATGTGGAGAGGAGGTCAATCCATGGAGCGCAGGAAACGGTTCCTCGGAGGCAGAGCGGATCAGACGCCACTACag GAGAAGAGCGAGAAAGCGAGAATGACTCTTTATCCGGCAGTGTCCTCCCTTTATCCAATCAGAGAGAACTGGTGATGTCTATTAGCACCAACGGAGGCATCAAAAGCAAACAGACCCCATCCACTCCTCTAGCCAAAGGATCCTGGGTCAAATTCACCTGCTTCAAAACACCATCGCAAAGGAACCTGCAAAACATCTCTAAAGACACCAACAGAGGTCAGAGCTCAAACAACGGCAAAGAAAGACTGAGTCTAGCGTCACAAAACGTTCTCATTCCACGTTAccagaggaagagaaagagcaTGTCCTCCCGGGAGAGGAAGGTAACAAGGACCATCATGGCCATCCTGGTGGCTTTCGCGGCCACGTGGACACCTTACAATGTCATGGTCCTCATCAATACTTTTTGCTCCACCTGTATACCAAGGACAATGTGGATACTTGGCTACTGGCTCTGCTATATAAACAGTACAGTTAACCCGGCGTGCTATGCCCTGTGCAATGTCACCTTCAAGAACACCTTTAAACAGCTGCTGACATGCAAGTACAAGAATATTTATTCATCTAGAAAACACTGA
- the prr5a gene encoding proline-rich protein 5a: MPENLSGAFIDRPTSRSSTFCFSALFALPNHLHMDGSSHPFRRTLYRLKLVSSPNLSQLGKSEKASLEERGSGPNATWNSIHNAVIAVFQKKGLADNELYTLNEGVRQLLKTELGSFFTEYLQNQLLTKGMVILRDKIRFYEGQKLLDSLAETWDFFFCDVLTMLQAIFHPVQGKEPSVRQLALLHFRNIITLNMKLEEALSRPRARIPPSIIQMLLVLQGVHESKGVSEEYLKLESLIQKVVSPYLGTQGLCSHEFGPSQCSCFIERRSQYCLSQTADLPSSNPVVRSKSYNIPMLTPVAEYDSEVSSVGSVGIRRHSACDVTSCLEDQGYSALSVGIETSSTPRLLLDHDLALNGVMRGATGQPALISPSVFIHTSAGCLHSAEPQTALSEGDKAVSSPPSCPSSPETIVLQGLDSLESDPDGIFIDFSHCRSDSFGTSRKTS, translated from the exons ATGCCGGAGAATTTAAGCGGAGCCTTCATTGATCGACCTACATCCAGATCATCCACCTTCTGCTTCTCTGCCCTGTTCGCTCTTCCAAACCACCTTCACATGGACGGGAGCAGTCATCCGTTCAGGAG GACTCTGTACCGGTTGAAGTTAGTGAGTTCTCCGAATTTGAGTCAACTGGGGAAAAGTGAAAAGGCTTCATTAGAGGAAAGAGGATCTGGGCCTAATGCCACATGGAACAG CATTCACAACGCAGTCATTGCTGTATTCCAGAAGAAAGGACTGGCAGACAATGAACTCTATACACTCAATGAAGGCGTGAG gCAACTATTAAAAACAGAGCTGGGCTCATTTTTCACAGAATACCTTCAG AATCAGCTGCTGACGAAAGGAATGGTCATTTTACGGGACAAAATACGATTTTATGAAG gTCAAAAATTATTAGATTCTTTGGCCGAGACTTGGGACTTCTTCTTCTGTGATGTTCTCACTATGCTTCAAGCAATCTTTCACCCTGTCCAG GGAAAGGAGCCATCGGTGCGTCAGCTGGCCCTGCTGCACTTCCGGAACATCATCACTCTTAACATGAAGCTGGAGGAGGCTCTATCCAGACCACGAGCTCGCATTCCGCCCTCCATCATCCAGATGCTTCTGGTGTTACAG GGGGTTCATGAATCTAAAGGTGTGAGCGAGGAATATCTGAAGCTGGAGTCTCTCATTCAGAAGGTTGTGTCGCCGTATCTAGGCACGCAAGGATTGTGTTCCCATGAGTTCGGCCCCTCACAGTGCTCCTGTTTTATCG AGAGGCGTTCCCAGTATTGCTTGTCCCAGACTGCAGACCTTCCCTCCAGTAACCCAGTAGTACGTTCCAAAAGTTACAACATCCCAATGCTGACCCCCGTGGCTGAGTATGACTCAGAGGTCAGCTCTGTGGGCAGCGTGGGCATCCGTCGTCACTCTGcttgtgatgtcacttcctgctTGGAGGATCAGGGCTATTCCGCCCTGTCTGTTGGAATAGAGACAAGCTCAACCCCCAGGCTCTTGCTTGATCATGACCTCGCATTGAACGGCGTGATGCGAGGTGCCACGGGACAGCCCGCTCTCATTTCTCCTTCCGTCTTCATACACACCTCTGCAGGTTGTCTGCACTCAGCAGAACCCCAGACGGCTCTATCCGAGGGGGACAAGGCCGTTTCGTCACCCCCTAGCTGCCCTTCCAGTCCAGAGACCATCGTATTGCAGGGTTTGGACTCACTGGAATCGGATCCCGATGGAATTTTCATTGACTTTTCTCATTGCCGCTCGGATTCGTTCGGAACCAGCAGGAAAACAAGCTGA